The nucleotide window TACGGCCGTCGAGCCGGGGTGCCGCATCGCGGCCCGCTGCAGGTCCGCCACCTTGTGCGCGGCGATGGCGAAGACGAAGGCCTCGAAAGGGCGCCCGGTGTCCTTGTAGCGCGGCAGTGCCAGCAGCACCGCGACACAGACCTCCTGCGCCAGGTCCTCCACGAAGTGCCGCGCGTCACCCGGCAACCGGGACAGACGCGTACGGCAGTAGCGGATGGCGAGCGGATGGACATGCGCGAGGAGATCGTGCGTGGCCTGCTGATCGCCGTCGACCGCGCGATGGACGAGCCCACCGATCACCCCGTGGGCATCAGCCGCCTCATCGTCACGCATCGGTCCATGGTGCCCTGGTGTCGTCCTGTCCGCGGCACCGCGTCCGTAGTTGTGCACCGAAGCGTTATGAGCAGGTGCGCCGGAACTCATCTCCTGCGCCCTCCCCTCCCGCTCGACCGACTCGTTCCCGAGGAACTCCACACCTCAAGGATGCGGCATCCGCCGGGAAACGGGGATCGAGCACCCGAACAGCATCGTCCGATCCCCTGTCGGGCCCGGCCCCGCCCGCCTTCCGGCAGGCGGGGAAACCCGTACCCCCGCGGCGGTTCACCTAGCGGACCAGGCCCCACCGGAAGCCGAGCGCCACCGCGTGCGCGCGGTCCGAGGCGCCGAGCTTCTTGAAGAGCCGGCGGGCATGCGTCTTGACGGTGTCCTCGGAGAGGAACAGTTCACGGCCGATCTCCGCGTTCGAGCGGCCGTGGCTCATGCCCTCCAGGACCTGGATCTCGCGCGCCGTGAGCGTCGGCGCCGCGCCCATCTCGGCCGACCGGAGCCTGCGCGGCGCGAGCCGCCAGGTCGGGTCGGCGAGTGCCTGGGTGACGGTCGCACGCAGCTCCGCGCGGGAGGCGTCCTTGTGGAGATAGCCGCGGGCCCCGGCGGCGACCGCGAGGGCGACACCGTCCAGGTCCTCGGCGACGGTGAGCATGATGATGCGCGCACCGGGGTCGGCGGACAGCAGCCGCCGGACCGTCTCCACGCCGCCCAGTCCGGGCATGCGTACGTCCATCAGAATCAGGTCCGAACGGTCGGCACCCCAGCGGCGGAGGACTTCCTCGCCGTTGGCCGCCGTGGTCACGCGCTCTACACCGGGCACGGTCGCCACCGCGCGGCGGAGCGCCTCTCGGGCAAGCGGGGAGTCGTCGCAGACGAGGACGGATGTCATGGCCGTCCTCCGCAGCTGATGCGCGTCACCTTGGGCCTCCAGGCTGGTACGAAATCGTCACCTGTGCGGTCGACCGCCTCGGACGCCTGCCCGAGCGCTTGTTCCTTCAACCGCCTCGCACACTCAACGACGGTCACTCGAAAGAGTTACGGGGCTGTGAACCACCTTCGGCACTCTACGTGAGGGCGCGGACACGGTGGAGACACGTGCGGCAGACCCGCAAGGTTTCATCACAACCAATGCCCCATTCAGACGCTTTTCGTTCCATTTATTGGTGTCTGAGGCTAGATTCGCAATGAGTCATATTTTCATCTCCTTAGATCGTAGATGTACGGTGATGGCCACGTAACCGAGCAAAACGGCTACAAGGGGACAAAGCAATGGCAGATTTCTCCCGCCTCCCCGGTCCCAACGCGGACCTGTGGGACTGGCAGCTCCTCGCGGCCTGCCGAGGGGTCGACAGCTCGCTCTTCTTCCACCCCGAGGGAGAGCGCGGCGCGGCACGGAGCGCTCGTGAGAACTCGGCCAAAGAGGTCTGCATGAGGTGCCCGGTACGAGCGGAGTGCGCGGCACACGCCCTGGCGGTGCGCGAGCCGTACGGCGTGTGGGGCGGCCTGACCGAGGACGAACGCGAGGAACTGATGGGCCGGGCGCGCAACCGGCTGGTCACGGCGTCGGGCGGAGGCGAATCGGCACACCACTGAAGGAACGTTTCTCCGCAGCGGCGCGGCGACGTGGCGACATGCACGCGCGTGCCCCTACCGCGACCTCCGGTCCCCCGCCCCGGCCGCTCCCGCCAGCTGGTCCAACGTGGCCGCCACGGCGGGCACCTGGGCCAGATCCGGCAGCGTGAGCGCGACGATCTCCCGCCGCAGGGCAGGCTCCACCGTCACTGTGCGTGCACCCTTGGGGCGCACGGACTCGATAGCC belongs to Streptomyces sp. V3I8 and includes:
- a CDS encoding sigma-70 family RNA polymerase sigma factor, coding for MRDDEAADAHGVIGGLVHRAVDGDQQATHDLLAHVHPLAIRYCRTRLSRLPGDARHFVEDLAQEVCVAVLLALPRYKDTGRPFEAFVFAIAAHKVADLQRAAMRHPGSTAVPSDEMPERPDDSLGPEERALLSSDAEWAKKLMANLPENQRELLLLRIAVGLTAEETGQMLGMSPGAVRVAQHRALSRLRALAEQ
- a CDS encoding response regulator transcription factor codes for the protein MTSVLVCDDSPLAREALRRAVATVPGVERVTTAANGEEVLRRWGADRSDLILMDVRMPGLGGVETVRRLLSADPGARIIMLTVAEDLDGVALAVAAGARGYLHKDASRAELRATVTQALADPTWRLAPRRLRSAEMGAAPTLTAREIQVLEGMSHGRSNAEIGRELFLSEDTVKTHARRLFKKLGASDRAHAVALGFRWGLVR
- a CDS encoding WhiB family transcriptional regulator, producing the protein MADFSRLPGPNADLWDWQLLAACRGVDSSLFFHPEGERGAARSARENSAKEVCMRCPVRAECAAHALAVREPYGVWGGLTEDEREELMGRARNRLVTASGGGESAHH